In one window of Helianthus annuus cultivar XRQ/B chromosome 17, HanXRQr2.0-SUNRISE, whole genome shotgun sequence DNA:
- the LOC110924344 gene encoding uncharacterized protein LOC110924344: MPDRHCGFRSLAVGLCMDQCSWGLIRRDLVQEMDQNEPIWFRIFEAWEEGYFYTHRQGLIWDSVSGCPPDHWMDFPLAGILIAQTYGIGVHLLTTMGASSTFFPILSPPANQQPLFITLAHVNKNHFIHVKLEGDYPMPPAHVLLLNHRRPHKEQWEDMYLPRLEWYTSIMNPPPRSNPILNYIDSDSEE; the protein is encoded by the coding sequence ATGCCGGACCGACATTGTGGGTTTCGGTCTTTGGCTGTGGGCTTATGTATGGATCAGTGTTCATGGGGGCTCATTCGAAGGGACCTTGTCCAAGAAATGGATCAGAACGAACCGATCTGGTTCCGAATATTTGAAGCATGGGAAGAAGGTTATTTTTACACGCATCGTCAGggcctgatttgggattcagtgtCCGGTTGTCCCCCGGATCACTGGATGGACTTCCCCTTAGCAGGAATTCTTATTGCACAAACGTACGGTATCGGGGTGCACTTGTTAACAACCATGGGTGCAAGTTCCACTTTCTTCCCAATACTAAGTCCTCCGGCTAATCAACAACCATTATTCATAACGCTTGCACATGTTAACAAGAACCACTTCATACATGTTAAGCTGGAAGGGGATTATCCAATGCCACCAGCACACGTACTATTGTTGAACCACCGAAGACCCCATAAGGAACAATGGGAAGATATGTACTTGCCACGTCTAGAATGGTATACATCGATAATGAATCCTCCACCAAGATCAAACCCCATTCTTAATTACATCGACAGTGATTCGgaagaatga
- the LOC110924345 gene encoding uncharacterized protein LOC110924345, whose translation MDSLRLESEKKCVVADRVRRQGSETILYWSWLSEPTSSESNISFQQLVISVLGNVQLSDSCDRWEWISDPAGSFSVKAVKRILKAEQALDNRFILDWCKWIPAKCNIHAWRMEMDRIPTGEALRKRNVQIGDALCPMCNSVEESAEHIFIGCHVASIVWNGISTWCNIPNIFAFSLKDLLGFYKDLRVSEKNKDAVHGIVMIACWSLWHARNSLKFSNIPVKIDSIINKVKALGFLWFANRSKHKGIG comes from the exons atggaTTCTTTGAG ACTGGAATCTGAGAAGAAATGTGTTGTGGCAGATCGAGTGAGAAGACAAGGCAGCGAAACGATTCTATATTGGAGCTGGCTTAGCGAGCCGACTTCTTCGGAGTCGAATATTTCCTTTCAGCAGCTTGTTATTTCTGTTTTGGGTAACGTCCAGCTTTCGGATTCCTGTGATCGTTGGGAATGGATTTCAGATCCGGCAGGTTCGTTCTCGGTTAAGGCTGTGAAAAGGATTTTGAAGGCGGAGCAAGCGTTAGATAATAGATTCATCTTGGATTGGTGCAAATGGATCCCAGCCAAATGCAACATCCACGCGTGGAGAATGGAAATGGACAGAATCCCGACCGGTGAAGCATTAAGAAAAAGGAACGTCCAGATTGGTGACGCGTTATGCCCGATGTGCAACTCGGTCGAAGAATCTGCGGAGCATATTTTTATTGGCTGCCATGTTGCTTCGATTGTCTGGAACGGCATAAGCACGTGGTGTAACATCCCTAATATTTTCGCTTTTTCTCTTAAGGATCTTCTCGGTTTCTATAAAGATCTTAGGGTCTCGGAGAAGAATAAGGACGCGGTACACGGTATCGTTATGATAGCTTGCTGGAGTTTGTGGCATGCTCGGAACAGCCTCAAATTCTCTAACATTCCGGTTAAGATTGATAGTATTATAAACAAGGTCAAGGCTTTGGGTTTTTTATGGTTTGCTAATAGGTCGAAACATAAAGGGATAGGTTGA